The Bombus fervidus isolate BK054 chromosome 8, iyBomFerv1, whole genome shotgun sequence genome window below encodes:
- the Rsph9 gene encoding radial spoke head protein 9: MDCLKLLETLDIFGYAGICVGTENSQLLQNSLIILQQENHFQKCYYWGKIYGVRNDYHIAFGFEKDCLNDQVYYYSTDGLNWLLLPKANKCARFLTPLTINKFEGDPSIATNVYNVNPPFPPNEDPKKYYDGPIPKELKEEDRLAATIEIIREDAIIIPRGAWFKCPNGNVIENLSFEGLSVTDASYLKSYLHARSPQQKWNTNLLTRPDYNYAIDFLDTIDMDVPSGCWNLQFLHGKQSVILHSLFWPGMTFYHKLHSPHYGFLYFGHGKKNMDIVFML, encoded by the exons atggattgTCTGAAACTTTTAGAGACTCTAGATATCTTTGGTTACGCTGGCATATGCGTGGGAACAGAAAACTCACAGCTATTACAAAATTCTCTCATAATATTGCAACaagaaaatcattttcaaaAGTGTTATTATTGGGGTAAAATCTATGGGGTTCGAAATGATTATCATATTGCGTTTGGTTTTGAAAAAGATTGCCTGAACGATCAAGTATATTATTACAG TACGGATGGCTTAAATTGGTTATTACTACCGAAGGCAAATAAATGTGCACGATTCCTGACACCTCTTACGATTAATAAGTTCGAAGGGGATCCTTCTATAGCCACCaacgtttataacgttaatcctCCGTTCCCGCCAAACGAAGACCCTAAAAAGTATTACGAC GGCCCTATACCAAAAGAACTGAAAGAGGAAGACAGACTAGCAGCTACGATAGAGATAATTAGAGAAGATGCCATAATAATTCCTCGTGGTGCATGGTTTAAGTGTCCCAATGGGaacgtaattgaaaatttaagttTCGAAGGACTCAGTGTTACAGATGCTTCGTATTTAAAGTCGTATTTGCACGCTCGTTCCCCACAACAAAAATGGAATACCAATTTACTTACGAGACCTGATTATAATTACGCAATAGATTTTTTAGATACAATTGATATGGATGTGCCATCAG GATGTTGGAATCTACAGTTTTTACATGGCAAACAATCAGTGATTTTACATAGTCTTTTTTGGCCTGGAATGAcgttttatcataaattacaTAGTCCGCATTATGGATTTCTTTACTTTGGACATGGAAAAAAGAATATGGATATCGTCTTTATGTTGTAA
- the LOC139989792 gene encoding ankyrin repeat domain-containing protein 49 — protein MSSSGEESDQLTDLEAIRDRMLSQPRSERMQVSAWEDDDDGVEAERNAKEPDAKEILTAAENGELDKVQKLLMENPLLLECTDKDGYTPLHRACYGNHLGIVEYLLQAGAKIDAKTMDEWQPLHSACCWNNVECAMVLIANGADINARSKGDQTPLHLVSASSHNSPALQLLLLHPDTNPRLVNSSGDTAEQIAKRTGKYYPMFEIIEDCLNVI, from the exons atgtcaTCATCCGGAGAGGAAAGTGATCAATTGACGGATTTGGAAGCAATCCGTGATCGAATGTTAAGTCAACCACGAAGTGAACGTATGCAAGTTAGTGCATGGGAAGATGACGATGATGGAGTAGAGGCCGAACGTAATGCAAAAG AACCTGAtgcaaaagaaattttgaCTGCAGCGGAGAATGGGGAGCTGGATAAAgtgcaaaaattattaatggaAAACCCGCTATTGTTAGAATGTACAGACAAAGATGGTTACACTCCATTGCATAGAGCATGTTATGGCAATCACTTAGGAATTGTGGAA TATTTACTTCAAGCAGGTGCAAAGATAGATGCTAAAACTATGGATGAATGGCAACCATTACATTCTGCATGTTGCTGGAATAACGTTGAATGTGCAATGGTATTAATTGCAAATGGAGCAGATATAAATGCCAGAAGTAAAGGAGATCAAACTCCTTTGCATTTAGTATCTGCAAGTTCTCATAATTCTCCTGCTTTGCAACTTCTTTTATTGCATCCAGATACAAATCCAAGATTGGTAAATTCAAGCGGAGATACAGCCGAACAGATTGCAAAAAGAACAGGAAAGTATTACCCAATGTTTGAAATTATTGAAGATTGCTTAAATGTTATTTGA